A DNA window from Brassica napus cultivar Da-Ae chromosome C1, Da-Ae, whole genome shotgun sequence contains the following coding sequences:
- the LOC106376023 gene encoding F-box protein GID2-like has protein sequence MKRSASNSVTDGDASHKKMKKTTEEDSEIGFANLDENLLYEVLKHVDARTLATSSCVSKIWHRTAQDERLWELICTRHWANIGCSQHQLRFVVLALGGFKQLHSLYLWPLSSPNQHGRLGKDELKLSLSLLSIRYYEKMNFTKRLP, from the coding sequence ATGAAACGCAGTGCTTCAAACTCAGTTACAGACGGTGATGCGAGtcacaagaagatgaagaagaccaCAGAGGAAGATTCAGAAATCGGATTCGCGAACTTGGACGAGAATCTACTCTACGAGGTGTTGAAGCACGTGGACGCGAGGACCTTAGCAACGTCATCTTGCGTGAGCAAGATCTGGCACAGGACTGCACAAGACGAGCGTCTGTGGGAGCTGATCTGCACGCGTCACTGGGCCAACATCGGCTGCAGCCAGCACCAGCTCAGATTCGTAGTCTTGGCGCTTGGCGGCTTCAAACAACTCCACTCGCTCTACCTGTGGCCTCTCTCGAGTCCGAATCAACATGGTAGATTGGGTAAAGACGAGCTGAAACTCTCCCTTTCTCTCCTCTCGATTCGGTACTACGAGAAGATGAATTTCACTAAGAGACTCCCCTGA
- the LOC106376021 gene encoding UPF0307 protein Asuc_0809, producing the protein MAQLIRPVRQLSPQCHHCLRNLRHLFSKKLPLNPPSSTPTLLLLSPSFSTARSPPRRRLRRPAPPEALAPPNLIAEEDGGSDESESESSRSRNQRKRDARRAVRWGMELASFSSDQIKRVMRAASLGEEVYDALMLAKRLGADVREGKRRHFNYIGKLLREVEPDLMDTLINATNQGDLTRIQALIASAKDGADDAGVSDFIDSETESEDEGESSEEYVAIAARWFDGLISQNVELTKEVYSLQGVDFDRQELRKLVRKVQLVHEQRKDVTPEKQKEVDAALVTAEKSLNRFLHSMAKQMQSEESSLYL; encoded by the exons ATGGCGCAACTCATACGTCCGGTAAGGCAATTGTCGCCGCAGTGTCATCACTGTCTTCGTAATCTCCGCCACTTGTTCTCCAAGAAGCTGCCGCTAAACCCACCTTCTTCTACGCCCACTCTCCTTCTCCTCTCCCCTTCTTTCTCCACCGCAAGATCTCCACCTCGTCGGCGACTTCGCCGTCCCGCGCCACCAGAAGCTCTCGCTCCTCCAAACCTCATTGCTGAAGAAGATGGCGGTAGCGATGAATCAGAGTCTGAGTCGTCGAGAAGCAGGAACCAGCGGAAGCGTGACGCTCGCCGCGCCGTCCGGTGGGGTATGGAGCTAGCTTCCTTCTCTAGTGATCAGATTAAGAGGGTTATGAG AGCGGCGTCGCTTGGTGAAGAGGTTTACGATGCGTTGATGCTTGCCAAG AGACTAGGCGCGGATGTTAGAGAAGGGAAGCGTAGACATTTTAACTATATCG GGAAGTTGTTGCGTGAAGTTGAACCTGATTTGATGGACACTCTGATTAATGCCACTAATCAGGGTGATCTCACAAGGATTCAGGCGCTGATTGCTTCGGCAAAGGATGGCGCAGATGACGCTGGAGTGAGTGATTTTATTGATTCAGAAACAGAGTCGGAAGATGAAGGAGAG AGCTCAGAAGAATATGTGGCTATAGCTGCGAGATGGTTTGATGGCCTTATCAGTCAAAATGTGGAGCTCACAAAAGAAGTTTATTCTCTTCAGGGTGTTGATTTCGATCGACAG GAATTGCGTAAACTTGTTCGGAAAGTACAGTTGGTTCATGAGCAGAGAAAAGACGTAACCCCGGAGAAGCAGAAAGAAGTCGATGCTGCATTGGTGACGGCTGAGAAGTCTCTGAATCGATTTCTTCATTCCATGGCGAAACAAATGCAGAGTGAGGAGAGCAGTCTGTACTTATga
- the LOC106376022 gene encoding endoplasmin homolog produces MRKRTLVSVLFLFSLLFLLPDQGRKLHANAEDSSDEVSDPPKVEEKLGGHGGLSTDSDVVHRESESISKKSLRSNAEKFEFQAEVSRLMDIIINSLYSNKDIFLRELISNASDALDKIRFLALTDKDVLGEGDNAKLEIQIKLDKAKKILSIRDRGIGMTKEDLIKNLGTIAKSGTSAFVEKMQSSGDLNLIGQFGVGFYSAYLVADYIEVISKHNDDIQHVWESKADGKFAVSEDTWNEPLGRGTEIRLHLRDEAGEYLEESKLKDLVKRYSEFINFPINLWASKEVETEVPAEEDESTEEETETTSTEEEKEEDAEDEDSEKKQKTKKVKETVYEWELLNDVKAIWLRSPKEVTEEEYTKFYHSLSKDFSDEKPMAWSHFNAEGDVEFKAVLYVPPKAAHDQYESYYNTNKANLKLYVRRVFISDEFDELLPKYLSFLKGLVDSDTLPLNVSREMLQQHSSLKTIKKKLIRKALDMIRKLAEEDPDEVHDDDKKDVEKSGENDEKKGQYTKFWNEFGKSIKLGIIEDASNRNRLAKLLRFETTKSDGKLTSLDQYIKRMKKGQKDVFYITGSSKEQLEKSPFLERLIKKGYEVIFFTDPVDEYLMQYLMDYEDKKFQNVSKEGLKVGKDSKVKELKEAFKELTKWWKESLASENVDDVKISNRLADTPCVVVTSKFGWSANMERIMQSQTLSDANKQAYMRGKRVLEINPRHPIIKELKERVASDPEDESVKETAQLMYQTALIESGFILNDPKDFAGRIYNSVKSSLKISPDAVAEEEVEAEETETSEEATETKSDDLHGGLNIEAEPVEEETPTKDEL; encoded by the exons ATGAGGAAGAGGACGCTCGTGTCCGTCTTGTTCCTGTTCTCCCTCCTCTTCCTTCTCCCAGATCAAG GAAGAAAGCTGCACGCGAATGCAGAAGATAGCTCCGATGAGGTTTCAGATCCACCGAAGGTGGAGGAGAAACTCGGTGGTCACGGCGGTCTATCGACGGATTCAGATGTCGTTCATAG AGAGTCTGAGTCGATCTCGAAGAAGTCACTCCGCAGTAACGCGGAGAAGTTTGAGTTCCAGGCTGAGGTCTCTCGGCTGATGGACATTATCATCAACTCTCTATACAGCAACAAGGATATTTTCCTTAGAGAGTTGATCTCCAATGCTTCTGAT GCTTTGGATAAGATTAGGTTCCTTGCACTCACTGACAAAGACGTTTTGGGCGAAGGTGACAATGCTAAGCTTGAGATCCAG ATTAAGTTAGATAAAGCTAAGAAGATTCTTTCTATTCGGGACCGTGGTATTGGAATGACTAAGGAGGACTTGATCAAGAACCTTGGTACCATTGCAAAATCCGGAACGTCAG CTTTTGTTGAGAAAATGCAATCAAGTGGGGATCTTAACCTTATTGGACAATTTGGTGTTGGATTCTACTCTGCCTATCTTGTTGCTGACTACATTGAAGTCATTAGCAAGCACAACGATGATATCCA ACATGTATGGGAATCAAAGGCTGATGGTAAATTTGCTGTTTCCGAGGATACATGGAATGAGCCTCTTGGACGTGGAACTGAGATTAGACTACATCTTAGAGATGAAGCTGGCGAGTACCTTGAGGAGAGTAAACTTAAG GATTTGGTGAAGAGATATTCTGAATTCATTAACTTCCCTATCAACCTCTGGGCTAGCAAAGAGGTTGAAACTGAGGTCCCAGCTGAGGAAGATGAATCAACTGAAGAGGAAACTG AAACCACCTCTACcgaggaagagaaggaagaagatgcTGAGGATGAAGACAGTGAGAAGAAGCAGAAAACCAAGAAGGTGAAAGAAACGGTTTATGAATGGGAGCTTCTGAATGATGTTAAGGCTATATGGCTGAGAAGTCCCAAGGAGGTGACAGAGGAAGAGTACACTAAATTCTACCACTCTCTCTCAAAG GATTTCTCTGACGAGAAGCCAATGGCTTGGAGTCACTTCAATGCTGAAGGTGATGTTGAATTCAAGGCTGTGTTGTATGTTCCTCCGAAAGCTGCCCATGATCAGTACGAGAGCTACTACAACACCAACAAGGCGAACTTGAAGCTCTACGTCAGGAGGGTCTTCATCTCGGATGAATTTGATGAGCTTCTGCCTAAATATTTGAGTTTCTTGAAG GGTCTTGTTGACTCTGACACGTTGCCTCTAAATGTATCACGAGAAATGCTTCAACAACACAGCAGCTTAAAGACAATTAAGAAGAAGCTCATCCGAAAGGCTCTTGATATGATCCGCAAGCTTGCTGAAGAAGACCCTGATGAGGTCCATGACGATGACAAAAAAG ATGTGGAGAAGTCTGGTGAGAATGACGAGAAGAAGGGTCAGTACACCAAGTTCTGGAACGAGTTTGGCAAGTCGATTAAACTTGGCATTATTGAGGATGCTTCTAACAGGAACCGCCTGGCAAAACTACTTCGTTTTGAGAC AACTAAGTCCGATGGAAAATTGACTTCCCTTGATCAGTACATCAAGAGAATGAAAAAGGGGCAAAAGGACGTATTTTACATTACTGGAAGCAGCAAGGAGCAACTGGAGAAATCTCCATTCCTGGAGAGGCTCATCAAAAAGGGCTATGAG GTCATCTTCTTCACAGACCCCGTTGATGAGTACTTGATGCAATACCTGATGGATTACGAGGACAAGAAGTTCCAGAATGTGTCAAAAGAAGGACTGAAGGTTGGGAAAGATTCGAAAGTGAAGGAGCTGAAAGAAGCATTCAAGGAGCTAACCAAGTGGTGGAAGGAGAGTCTCGCTAGTGAGAACGTGGACGACGTTAAAATCAGTAACCGATTGGCTGACACTCCCTGTGTAGTTGTAACGTCCAAGTTTGGATGGAGTGCAAACATGGAGAGGATCATGCAGTCCCAAACTCTCTCCGATGCAAACAAGCAAGCTTACATGCGAGGAAAGCGAGTCCTTGAGATCAACCCTCGACACCCTATCATCAAAGAACTCAAGGAAAGAGTTGCTAGCGACCCAGAG GATGAGAGTGTGAAAGAAACAGCACAGCTCATGTACCAGACAGCTTTGATCGAGAGTGGATTCATACTCAACGACCCAAAAGACTTTGCAGGCCGTATTTACAACTCCGTCAAGAGCAGCCTGAAGATCAGTCCTGATGCCGTAGCCGAAGAGGAAGTCGAGGCAGAGGAAACAGAGACGAGTGAGGAAGCCACTGAGACAAAATCAGATGACTTGCATGGTGGTCTAAACATTGAAGCCGAACCAGTTGAGGAAGAGACACCAACCAAGGACGAACTATAG
- the LOC125579813 gene encoding uncharacterized protein LOC125579813: MSKISNLDYAALNLSGDNYLQWALDTKINLRSKELGDAIIEGNNETDKNRYRAISIIRHHLIEGLKDQYLTIENPLDLWTALQRRYDHQKTVLLPKAKHEWTNLRFMDYKYVDEYNSVLFKIVSMMRLCGEEVTEKELLDKTFFTFHSTNVLLQQQYRERGFANNELLMKNCEMRPIGTAALPEANEAEKKDPKECNHVHDDKISHGKGVVDTKGVAVTTTHMAGKETTITVVVVPAMAVAEAVMAMVEAAYPKRLTRPNQLVTDAR; the protein is encoded by the exons atgtcgaaaatctcaaacCTAGACTATGctgcccttaatctctccggagacaactATCTGCAATGGGCACTTGACACAAAGATTAACTTGAGGTCAAAGGAGCTCGGTGATGCTATCATCGAGGGCAACAATGAGACTGATAAGAATCGGTACAgggctataagtattatacgccaCCATCTCATTGagggtctaaaagatcagtacctCACCATAGAGAATccactagacctttggacagctTTACAGCGacgatatgatcaccagaaaacggtgctATTACCAAAGGCTAAACATGAGTGGACGAATCTCAGATTCATGGACTATAAGTATGTGGATGAATACAATTCAGTATTGTTTAAGATAGTCTCAATgatgagactttgtggtgaggAAGTAACCGAGAAAGAGTTGCTTGATAAAACATTCTTCACGTTCCATTCGACGAACGTGTTGCTGCAACAGcagtatagagagagaggcttc GCTAATAATGAACTCCTGATGAAGAACTGTGAGATGAGACCCATCGGAACAGCAGCATTACCAGAAGCCAATGAGGctgaaaagaaagatcccaaagaaTGCAACCACGTCCATGATGATAAGATATCACACGGCAAAGGCGTAGTAGATACAAAGGGCGTGGCTGTGACAACTACTCATATGGCCGgcaaggaaaccacaataaccgtggtcgtggttccagctATGGCCGTGGCCGAGGCAGTTATGGCCATGGTCGAGGCGGCATATCCAAAACGTCTAACTCGACCAAATCAGCTTGTCACAGATGCGAGATGA
- the LOC106373150 gene encoding E3 ubiquitin-protein ligase APD1-like: MFLIFLILKFLSDCDMEDDMERLPVVAGEEVTGWTPLVNETLEVTGKGDLERASFSSADDVDYSTLCVICFEERRNCFFVPCGHSATCRGCAEKIMSEENKVCPICRRVIRKAKRLVLKC, encoded by the coding sequence ATGTTCCTTATTTTTTTGATACTGAAATTCCTGAGCGATTGTGACATGGAAGATGACATGGAGAGGTTACCAGTAGTGGCAGGAGAAGAAGTCACCGGTTGGACTCCGTTGGTCAACGAGACGTTGGAAGTAACGGGGAAAGGTGATCTGGAAAGGGCGTCGTTCAGCTCGGCGGATGATGTGGACTACTCGACATTGTGTGTCATATGTTTCGAGGAACGGAGAAACTGTTTCTTTGTACCGTGCGGTCACTCTGCCACTTGTCGCGGCTGTGCTGAGAAGATCATGTCGGAAGAAAACAAGGTGTGTCCGATTTGTCGGAGGGTGATACGCAAGGCTAAGAGATTAGTTCTTAAGTGTTGA
- the LOC106376020 gene encoding thaumatin-like protein 1, translating to MIITLLHSPVSFCFIYMFSFLFFYGSNGATVTIVNRCSFTVWPGILANSGSSGLGTTGFELASGGSRSFQAPASWSGRFWARTGCNFDSQTGQFTCLTGDCGSNQVECNGSGAKPPATLAEFTIGSGPEDPTRKQDFYDVSLVDGYNVPMVVEPSGGTEGNCLTTGCVADLNQRCPPELRFGSGSACKSACEAFGSPEYCCSGAYASPTECKPSMYSEIFKSACPRSYSYAFDDATSTFTCTSADYTITLCPSLPSQKSAANGWREGGGLAESSPSPLSTWLSDVFTSDSSKIHISSQYLLIFSCIFLLFRQF from the exons ATGATCATAACACTTCTTCATTCTCCTGTCTCATTCTGTTTCATCTACATGTTTAGCTTCCTCTTCTTCTACG GAAGTAATGGTGCTACAGTAACTATAGTAAACCGATGCAGCTTCACTGTCTGGCCGGGAATTTTAGCCAACTCCGGAAGCAGCGGCTTAGGAACAACCGGCTTCGAGCTAGCTTCCGGTGGCTCACGTTCCTTCCAAGCTCCTGCAAGCTGGTCGGGTCGGTTTTGGGCAAGAACCGGCTGCAACTTCGACTCTCAAACAGGTCAATTCACCTGCTTAACCGGCGACTGCGGCTCTAACCAAGTCGAATGCAACGGCTCAGGAGCCAAACCGCCGGCTACGCTAGCCGAATTCACGATCGGGTCAGGTCCAGAAGATCCTACCCGAAAACAAGACTTCTACGACGTAAGCCTCGTGGACGGATACAACGTCCCCATGGTAGTTGAACCAAGCGGAGGGACAGAAGGCAACTGCTTAACCACAGGATGCGTGGCCGATCTAAACCAAAGATGTCCACCGGAGCTCCGGTTCGGATCCGGGTCAGCATGCAAAAGCGCGTGCGAGGCGTTTGGTAGTCCAGAGTATTGTTGTAGTGGCGCGTACGCTTCACCTACAGAGTGTAAACCGTCCATGTACTCGGAGATATTCAAGTCAGCTTGTCCTAGATCGTATAGCTACGCGTTCGACGACGCTACGAGTACGTTCACATGCACTTCTGCTGATTATACCATCACTCTTTGCCCTTCCTTGCCTAG CCAAAAGTCTGCAGCTAATGGGTGGAGAGAGGGCGGTGGATTGGCAGAAAGCTCACCGTCACCATTATCTACTTGGTTATCTGATGTTTTCACTTCTGACTCCTCAAAAATTCATATATCTTCTCAATATTTACTCATTTTTAGttgtatttttcttctttttcggcaattttga